The sequence CAGCCTGGGTCCACATTCTGAGCCACTGTGGGAAAATGATCTGGGGGAGGCCTTGGGTTTCCTTCTTAGAGTGATGGAGAGGAAACTATGCCAGAAGGCGAAACAGGCACAGGGATGCGAGGTCTGTGAATGTCCTGCCCACTTCAGGGCACCCGATTAGAACCATGGGTCGCCACTGCGGCACTTCCATCCAATATGCATTGTTTGAGCACCTCCTGTATACCCAGATGAAAAGAAACCAAACCAAGACATcatggggggaaaaaaccaaCATGGAACATTAATAGTCATTAATCCAGCCTCCTCTAAATTCAGCTTCTATGATAACTGCATATAAGTCAGGTGGAAATACATACATCTGTGATGACTGAAGTCTGCTAGGAAGATTGATAACTTATGCACTTATGAAGATGTTTGttagtaaaaataataagagCAGCAGTTCGTTACTGAGCATCTCACATGCCCTGGGCTTCACACTAGATACGTTACATGTGTTATTTCTAATTCTCTcaataatcctatgaggtatTATTTTCACTTTGACAGATGAGCAAAGTAAAGCTCAGAGTGGTAACAAAACTGGTTCAAGATTTCATCACCATTCAGTAGCTGAGGTGTGATTCCAAACAGGGAGttgtgttttttccttaattttattgaagtatagttgatttacaatattgtgtgaatttctgctgtacagctaagtgactcagttatacacacacacacatatatattcttttcctttatggtttgtcacgggatactgaatatagttccctgtgctatacagtaggaccttgttgtttatccatcctgtatataatagtttgcatctgctaatcccaaactaccattccttccctcccctgccccgcctcccccttggcaaccagaagtctgttctcCATATCTATGTCTGCAAAACCGGGTGTTTTGATTCTTGACAGCAAAACCAGACTCAGTGATAATCACTAAGGTGTTCTGAGTGATTCCCACCCGGAGGCACTACGCCACATGCCTTCCGCTCTCTCAGGAAACTCTCACAATAACACTTCCACGCTATCCTCATGTTTGGAAGAAGCTGGTGCATATCATTTAGAAAGCAAAATTACCATTATACGGTGCATTgcgaaaaacaaggaaaatagttttgggatgattccacattttcatttatctataaTCTTATGCCCATTCACGAGCGCGCATCGTTATAGCACCATTTACTGGGCACTTACTATGTAGCACATACGGTGTTGCATGCTAGACCCCATTTTATCCCTATCACAGAACCCTAAGGGTAGACATTCCCATCATCCCATTCTACAGATTAGCATCAGAGCGGGAACTAATCGGGCTCAAGGTCACAAACACCCCAGGGGCCTGGCTCCAAAGCACAAGCTCTAAACCAGTGGTTCCCATTCCCGTTGATTTAAGTGGcctggaggaggggtgggtgggcttCGGTATTTCTTTAAACTGAGCTATAATTTGCATACAATAAAAGGCATAAATCTTGTGTCCAGCATGATCAATTTTTACCTATGTAACCCCCACTCAAATTAAGAAGAGAGAACATTTCTAAAAGCCTAGAAGGTTCCCTGGTGCTCTCTGCCAGGCTATGTCCCCACTCCTCTTGAGGTGgccactgttctgatttctatcacctcGGTCCAGTTTTGCCTGTTGTAGAACTTCAGACAGATGGAATCATGCAGAATGCACTTTTATGTCTCTGGTTTCTTTCTCTCaacatttgagattcatccatattgttcaCTTACCAATACTTGGTTCCCTTTTTATAgttgggtagtattccattgcatgcatTTAGCATGGGAACTCTGTACAAGCCCCCTGACCTGAGAAGCAGGACCCTAAACCACTAGAGAACCCCACTGCCCTGCAGATGGAGAATCAGGTATGAGACCAAAAAGCCAGAGATAAAGGGTTCTGGGTTATTTTAAGATTTTGGGTCTCTGTGTGTAACGAGTCTTTCCCCTGATCCGATCTGCTGGAGGGACTTGGCTCGGAGAGGGGGTCCCCTGCCACTGACCTGACCCTCATGCCCTGGAACATCTCGGTGCTGGTGTGGAAGGGCAGCACGGTGGTGGCACTGACGCCTGGACAGTCCAGCAGCCCCAGCGTCAGGCTCTCCATGAAGGCGAAGGCTGAGGCTTTGGACGTGCAGTAGTCAATGGCGCCGGGGATGGCAGAGAGCGCCAGCACGGAGTTGAGACACACGATGTGGCCGTTCTGCAGCTCCAGCATCCGTGGCAAGAAGGCCTTGGTGGTCtaagggtgggtggggaggtcAGTGTGCAGCAGCCACGGCTTCCAACAGCCCCTCTACCGCCCCCCTCAGGGAGAACAGACCAGCCTGTACACAATACACTACGCCAGAGACCAGGCTTTTCTGGGATGGGAGGCGTGCGGGCCGAGGGCACTGAGCCCCACATTTCAGAAATTCCAGATGCCTCCTGGGGCAGCCGGTCATTCGTCTTGTCCGGTCACCCTATCCTAGGACATCCCCCCTGGCCTGAGCCCAAGCCCTGGCgagcctctccccactcccctatAGCTCCCAGGGTCCCTGGAGGGAAGAAGCATGTCACTGACATGCCCAGGGCTGGCTCAGTCTCAGGATAAACTTACCCAGAACTGGCCCAGGGTGTTGATGTGCTGGGACTTGAGAAGGGCATCATCGTCACTGTCCATCAGGCTCTTCCCATGGACCACGGCGGCGTTGTTCACCAGGATGGTGATGTCGCCCACCTGTGGGCAACAGGGGGTCGAGGGGCCGTTAGGGCGGGCAGCCCCAGTGGCTTGCACTTGGAGAGGAGGGACCTGGTCTTGGGAAGTCACatcacctctctgagcatcaATCTTGATTTGTAAGATGGGGCTAATAACCATACCAGGGTTGTTCTGGGGATCAGAAAGAATTTatggctgggaattccctggcagtccagtggttaggactttgcactttcactgccgagggcctgggttcgatccccgatcagggaactaagatcctgcaagccgtgcagtgtggcaaaaaaaaaaaaaaaaaaaagcagaaaaaagaaataatttatggcACATAatgtacctggcacagagcacatCTATAATAAATGAGGTTATTGTTACataaaaatagttaacatttaccATGTGTCAGATATCTAATGGTGGTTTCTGCTCTCTTGGAGCTCAGTGATGCATTCAGTCTAAATAGATGGCTGGAGTCGGGGATTTTCCCAGAGGGCAATGGGACATTTGTCCCCCAGGATCTAGGATAGAAACTCACAAGATCTAAACTTCCAAAGGGGACAACAGGTGATCAGTCTGCTTACGTAATCAACCTATGCCCTAGTCCCTGCCCCCtgcaacacacacatgcacacgcacgcacaaCTTGGGCCAGCTTCATAGGAAAGCCCTCCAAGATGCCCTGAAAATAGCCATTCTGCCATAGGCAAAGCTCTCTCCCAGGCCACGTGAGAATGTTCTCTTTGGCCAGCATTCCCCCCCAGTGTCTGGCAGAGCTGAGGCCGGCCCCTCGCAGGCTGCCCACCTTCTCCCGGACAGCTTTGGCCGTCTGGTACACCTCCTCCCGGTTGCCCACATCGCAGATGAAGTAGTGGCACTCGGTGCCCATCTGCCGAATCTCCTCCGTCGTCTCCTTCAGGCATTTCTCAGTCCGGCCCCACAGAACGATCTGGAAGGAGAGGATAGCAGTACTGAACACAGGGTCATTAAGGAAGCCATCGTGATTCGATGATTGCCACCAGAAATTCCGTATGTAATTTGCCCCAGGACTGGCCTCCCTGATTCCATTCAAAGAGAGTATGCAAAGTCACAGTATGATTTGCTAAAGGGATATATATAGCCTACTCTGAAGGCAACCAAGAGTTTCTGAGCCTGTTCATGACCCTTTGGTGGACGCGTGATTCACAAGTCTTTCTCACGTATTGCTTCCAGGAGGATGCCTCCTGTCGGCCCAATTCCAATGATCCTACCTAGTTAAAAGTAGTAGCTGAGCTCTTTCTGTACAATGTTCCAGAATGCTCTGAGCTGGAAACAAGCTGGCCTTCTCACCACTGAGGTCTAGAGCCCCGCCGATGAATGGACTGCGAGGTTCTGACCGTGAGGTGCCTGGAGGCTGAGCAAAGCCTTCCCTTCCACCCAGCTGTGGTCCGGCAGGAGGAGGGCCGGGAAGACAGGCAGCTGGGCTcctctggggaaggaaacacGACCTCACCCCGCAGGTAATAAACGCGGGACTCATTAGACCAGGAAGTGACCCTGGCAGGACCAAGACATGAATCCTTAAAGGGGATTGGGCAAATTTATGAATGGCTGGCCATAAAAGGCCGGGCTAATTCTCAACCTTGACCCACAGGAGAATGACACTCCTTCCCATGGTACGTCGTTGGGTCCAGAGAGGCCCCTGTTGGTAAAAGAACCAGGGTCGGGCGACGGGGAACGAAGAATCCTGAGACCCAGCTTAATCAGCACAGAGGGAGAaaggctgggggctggagagaatcagagaaaggaagagataaaagtCTCCTGGGGGATTAATCTAATgggtttctatttttgtttcttctctttcttttaaaaattattaatgaaatttctccttaaaaaataaaacctaacacGGAACCCCATATGCGAAaccagtaaaaggaaaaaattacacGTCCAACTCCATATTTTCTTACACTAAAAGCAACGAATGAGAGTAGAAGGGCTGAGCTGCGAAGACAAACATTTTCAAGTGGGAGTGATGGACTAACTCCAGTCACGCCAGACCAGCATCTAACTGATTTCTGTACTTTGCTCTGGACTCGGTAAGGAGAAAAGTCACGCAGATAAGTAGTTGTTGGTGATAACCGTTTATCAATTGTTTACCTTGAAATCTCAGAACTTTCACATAACGAAAAAAGGCACAAAATGGGTTAGCTGGCGGGACACACAAATGTGTTGGTGGCTTCCATGGATTTGACTTTTTTAttagagtttttaaaactttcgaaatatttcttaaaggaaaataaaagtgttcTTTCAACTCTTGAAACATCTCTGGGAAAGCCCAGTTTGAAAACCCCACCTTGTCCaaccagtttatttattttaattggagtCTTGAAATACAGGAAAGGCTTTACGAGGGAGAATTCCATCAGCCACCCTCCACGACCACAAAAGTCCTTCAAGAGCAAAAGGTCTGCAATTAGACAGGCTCCAAGGGACACTTTCTTGTCTGTTGAACTAAAAACAGACTTAGAATGTGTTCCTCCAGGAGAGGCTGGAGAGATTCCTTCACGGAGAAGAGATAAACATCTGTTCAGGCATCTTCCACCATATCAGACCTCACTCTTGCCTGGTAGTCACTGTCATCCTAgtttccttccatcctcccttgTCAccccatctgtctgtccatccatccttcctcacatccatccatccactcatccatccatccatccaccccactCCATCATCCATCCATGTAATTTCTGAGTATGTCAGTCTGAGGTGAAGGAAATCCTTGGCCTCATTTCTCATACCCTGGTCCCTGCCTAACCCCATCCCACATCCATCTCATATGGGGAACAGGACCCTGGGGCTTGCAGAGTTTCCTAGGGCCTGGCTGAGGATGAGAGAGGAGCCTCCGGGACTCTGAGAACTTCTGGACAAGAGAAGGCAAGCTTAAAGTGGGGGTAGGGGCTTGTTGGAAGGCGCAGCGGTCCAGGTGCCTGGGAGCACAAGAAAACCAGCAGAAAGGGAACAGGGAAGGCCAGCTCGGTCTGCATGGCTAGAAGGACACCCTGGAGAGGGAAACAGGGGCTAGGGTGAGGGAGGCGAAACGAAGGCTGTGCCCCACTGTCTTCCACGTATATACACCCAGGTGGGACGCTGAGGTCTGGCCATGTCCTTTTGGGGGTCTGTTGAGGATGCCCCTGGTGGGCTGGGGGGCTGGCCTCATGCTCTGTGCTCAGAGGCCCCACCTCTCCCCAGACACTGTGACGGGTTTGCTTTCTgtcctcctcaccccacccacccctctgAGCAGGGAGCTCCCGGGGGCCCTGATCCTGCCTTGTTCATTTCATATCTCAGGGCCCAGCAATGCAAGTGCTATTTGTTGAGCGAATGAACGAAAGTTCATGGCCGTAGGTGGGACAGGACGGGAGGTGGTTAAATAGCCTCTCTGAGGCTGAGACGAGCCCAGTTTCCTCGACTGAGCCATTTAGGGTCCCAGAACCTTCAACACAGAGGCTGCTTAGCCCAAGAGTCAGCGAGACCCGGACTTTCACCCAGAGCCTCAGAACCACCCAGGACTGAGCTGTGAGGTGAGGCCCAGGCCGGTGTGTGTGTGCCTcactgtgtgtctctctctgtgcgTGTCTGAGTGAATGTGCCTCTCTCTGCacgcgtgcacgtgtgtgtgtgtgtgtgtgtgtgtgtgtgtgtgtgtgtgtgcagcctCTGCACTGCTGTGCATTTCCTCAGGCAAGTCCCTGGAGAGCCAGGCTGGGCATCTTCCCGTCTTAGGACCCAGGTGCGTCTCCATGGTGACAGGGAGGCCAGGGCTGGTCACCTCGATGGAGCCTTCCAGTAACTGAGccactgggggtgggaggtgagggagagcgCTGTGTGGGGGGATGGGGGCCCTTCCTGGCTAGGAGCCGCCCAGTTGGAGCTGCTACAGCCACTGTCCCTCCTCTTCCAGTGCCCTGCCCGGACCCCTCTGGGGACCCAGAGTCACCGACCAGGAACCTGGCAGGTACAGCTCAGAGGCTGGTCCGGGTGGCTTCTCACCAGAGTCACCTGGGGGTGACCCCGGACAGCTGACAGGACAGGAGTCCCACCCAGTGCCCAAATGCAGGTAAGGATGGGGTGGGCGGGAGGCAAGGGGCTGAGAGGAGCGTGGGGTaagcagcctggggagggggcagatttATGAGCCCTTGGAACCCAACATGGCCTCCTCTTAATCAACTCCCAGGACAGGGCGCAGCTGGGGAGGGTCAGCGGCCCCGGGATTTACGCTTAAGCCGAGTTTATAAAataagagctcaggggcactagaCACCCcttggcctcccctcccctcgggGGGCAAATGGCTAGCTTCCGTcccggggaggaggagggaagggggggtgAAGACCTCTGGCGTCCCAGGCCTCCCAGCAGAGGCACGGGGTCCCGCCCTCCTCTCCCTCGGAGCTGACCTCGCAGCGAGCCTGAACCCCCGAGCAGCCCCCAAAGCTGAAGGCTATCAcgagccacttttttttttttttccggtacgcgggcctctcacagctgtggcctcccccattgcggagcacaggctccggacgcgcaggctcagcggccatggctcacgggcccagccgctccgcggcatgtgggatcttcccggactggggcacgaacccgcgtcccctgcatcggcaggcagactctcaaccactgcgccaccagggaagcccacgatcCACGTTTTATGGCTGAGGACACTGGCTCAAAGGCGCTGAGTTAACTCGTCCAAAGTCGCACTCAGTGGGTGGCgggggcaggatttgaacccggaGCCTTTGTCCTCCTCAGATGCACCCCTGAAACCCGAGGGACGGTGGGATTTTTCTGAGCATTGAGAATTCTGCTCCCAAATCCCCTGCGTCCTCACACCAGTGTTTATTCCCACCCAGACCTCAGCTTCATGTCCCTCAACATCCACAACCCCTCGACAGGACCGCGCAGAGGGCGGTTGTGCCTTTGCGGGATTTAACGGAGAGCAAAACAGACATGGTCTCCGCCTCAGGGAGACAGCGAAGGAATGAGAAAACAGTCGGACACAAACCGCTGTGAGtgggataaagaataaaaaggggAACGTTGTTGAAACTGGGACATTTCTGTGGTTGCTGTATTATGCCCGTTGTATATCTAAGGAAACTGCaactcagagaggctaagcaacttgtctgaggtcacacagcaaccaaggggcagaggtgggatttgaactgaGGTTTTTCACCATGATTCCCTCTCCCAGGAGGAGAAAAGCCATCTCCTCTCTTCATGGAGTCTTGTGAGGATGAAACATGCAGAAGCTGGCACCCGCCTAGTGTTCAGCATCTGCTCTCTGTTATTAGTTCCCGTGGAGAGGAAGAGCTGAGAAAATCACAGCACAGCCCCTTGATATACCCTCTTCTGCAGCCATTAGAATGATGAGAGTTCACACCATGGACAAATGGTCAGGAGAAAAGGGTGCAGCATTACCCATATAGGATAATCTCAGCTCTAAAAACGTAGTAAGTTGGTGGACGTCACCAGGCTACACAAGAACAGGGCTTGTCTTGGGTGGGATCATAGGTTTGCTTCTTTGTGCTTGTCTATATAGGAAAAATGCCTCTGAAAGACAAGTTCCATCATTTATGATCTTAAAAAAGGAGGACAGAATAAAAGCTTTCCCACACATCATTTCCAAAACAGgccatttttcacacaactaacTCAGCACAGCCGGTCCAACCCTGGCTTGCTCCCCAGGTCCCTGGCATTGCCTCTTCAGGGCTCCCATCCACTGTGAGGTGACTATCTGCATGTCTCTCCCCACTGCTGAGGAATGCATGAGGGAGCTCACTGGGGCTCCAGAGTTCCCAGCTTACACTCACTCATTACGCACTACTTGGCCCTGTGTGTGATGTCTCACCATTTCACATCTACATACTgtctccaggagggcaggaactAAATCTCACCCATCCTGGGTTCACTGTGACCCTACCTAGTGCCCAGCACAgactgtttttctctgttttaaatgCCAAGGCTACTTGTGGACTCTTATTCATCCTGCAGAACCCTGCTTGAATGGCCCCGCAATTCTGAAGCTTCCCTGGCTCCTCCTTCCATCATCCCTACAACAATAACAACACCACTATATactggctaacatttattgaacactttacATCCAAGTGTTTTCTCCTTTCATACTCACAATCCCACCAGTAGGTATGACTTCTCTCTCCATTCCACAGGTGAGGTGCAGACAGATGAAATGACTTATCCAAGGTTACACCACTTATAAGCAGCGGCATAGTGTGACTCAGGACCCATGTTCCTGAGTGCCAACACTAACCCTTGTTTGTCCCGCCACTAGTGCACAGATGTGAGTGTGCTGGACCTATTTGTGAACAAGCTCCTCCACAGGCTCGGGAGGTCCTCCAGCGAGTCAGTCATCTCCTGACCTCAGCATCCAGCATGGGCCGGGTACAGAGTAAAAGCCAACAAGCTTGTCTCATGGCACTGCTCCCAGGAGACCTCGAGAAAAATCTGCTGATCAAAGAACAGCGAGCGCCTCTCCTCCACCCGGCCTTGCCTCCCTCACCCAGAGGGGCTCACACAAATGCTTGGCCTTGGCGTTCATTGCTGGAGTTCAGCTGTGGCGCATGGTCCCACCAGGGACATGAGCTGGGTGGCCTCCGGGTGGGTCCCAGGAGGAGCATCTGTTTATAATTGGCAGCCCCGGAAAGATCTAAGTCCCTGGGCAGGTCTTTGGCAGGCATGTCCCATGGGCCCCATGTTTTGGAGCAGAGCGGTGTTCCGCTGGCTTCTCAGATGGAAGGAAAATACCCACCAGACCCCAAAGCacggcagggtggggaggggcgggaaAGTCACAATGTGGAGGGCACATAGCTCTCCACGCCCAGCACCTCCAGCAGGAGGGTGTGAATAAAAATCTATCCTGTGGCCAGATGAGAACAAGCGAACAGCAAAACCGAGCGTGTGATACACAGCAGGTCGCCAGCAAGGAGAGGCTGAGTGGACACGCCTGTGGGCGGGCAGGTCCTATTTGAAACACTGATATACACACTCTCAGTAGGTATGCCTATAGGATAAGTTACATTTTGAGCTTTCTCCTCTTTCACATGCCTGTCCATTTCCAAAAAGAGACCTCTCTCTCTCGAGTAGAGTAGCCTAGAACATGGGCTCCGGAGCCAGATAGCCTTGGTTCAGTTCTCTGATCTACCACTTACACAAACTTGGAAAACTCACATAACCTCTCTATAGATTAAGGTTATGAAGCATCCACTTGGAAGGGTGGTTGGGAGGATGAGGAAAGGACATGACAAACgctagctattatttttattattactactacttctactattattattaacccAGGAACAGAAATAGATCACCACTTGCTCACAGAAGATCCCGCCATCCTCCACAAAACTGGAGTCATGGGGGTGATGGACGCCTGGAAGACCCCAGCTGGGGCTTCTTTGCCTCACCTGTGGACACAGCCTTGACCGGGGTTGAACCCCAGAATCTTAGAGAGCTCCCCATTCCCATCCTTCCACCAGATTTAGAGGACCCTCCTTTGTTCACACCCCCAACCCAGGAAGGAGGAGACCAGCGTCAAAAGCGTCCAGCTGCAAAGCGGGCTGCGGGTCACCCATTAGGAGGATTTCTTAGGAGAGGTTTTCACGCTGAGCTCTGGGGACCCTGGGGGCTCTAGCGAGGAGCTTCAGGGGCTGCCGAGGGGTGGGGGGCTTGGTAGACAGGGTCCCAAGCCGGCTCTCCATCCTCCATCATCCAGGCAGTGGCACTCTCATTGGGCTTCTATAGTAGTCATTTCTACAAAGATTctgctgctaaaaaaaaaaaaaaaaaagaatgaagtttgaaTGCTAACACTCTTGATCACAGCCCTTTGCTCTTTAGGacggaagtttttttttttttttcctacgaATGAACCCGGGTTGGATGCCTCTAGCTCTCACCCAT comes from Delphinus delphis chromosome 1, mDelDel1.2, whole genome shotgun sequence and encodes:
- the DHRS3 gene encoding short-chain dehydrogenase/reductase 3 isoform X2, yielding MIYLVVKAAVGLVLPAKLRDLSRENVLITGGGRGIGRQLAREFAERGARKIVLWGRTEKCLKETTEEIRQMGTECHYFICDVGNREEVYQTAKAVREKVGDITILVNNAAVVHGKSLMDSDDDALLKSQHINTLGQFWTTKAFLPRMLELQNGHIVCLNSVLALSAIPGAIDYCTSKASAFAFMESLTLGLLDCPGVSATTVLPFHTSTEMFQGMRVRFPNLFPPLKPETVARRTVEAVQLNQALLLLPWTMHALIILKSILPQAALEEIHKFSGTYTCMNTFKGRT
- the DHRS3 gene encoding short-chain dehydrogenase/reductase 3 isoform X1: MVWKWLGALVVFPLQMIYLVVKAAVGLVLPAKLRDLSRENVLITGGGRGIGRQLAREFAERGARKIVLWGRTEKCLKETTEEIRQMGTECHYFICDVGNREEVYQTAKAVREKVGDITILVNNAAVVHGKSLMDSDDDALLKSQHINTLGQFWTTKAFLPRMLELQNGHIVCLNSVLALSAIPGAIDYCTSKASAFAFMESLTLGLLDCPGVSATTVLPFHTSTEMFQGMRVRFPNLFPPLKPETVARRTVEAVQLNQALLLLPWTMHALIILKSILPQAALEEIHKFSGTYTCMNTFKGRT